A genomic segment from Streptomyces sp. NBC_00459 encodes:
- a CDS encoding threonine aldolase family protein: MSDTADTADDDGRPGEEPGTEQGTEQGGKERRLRRRAALRGAERVLARPGFLGTIGQRLALLDEARESYDVDEPSDIYGGGIVETLEERVAGLLGKEAAAFFPTGTMAQQVALRCWAGRTGNPAVALHALAHPEVHERNALSTLGALRPLRVTSEPRMPTADEVRDFDEPFGTLMLELPLRDAGFVLPTWEELSEVVAAARERDAVVHFDGARLWESTTHFGRPLDEIADLADSVYVSLYKSLDGYGGAVLAGPRTLVEEAKAWRHRYGGAVFQQFPTVLSALVGLDRELPRLPEYVAHARVVAAALREGFAAAGVPWMRVHPEVPHTNEFQVWLPYDHEVAAEAAIRQGEETKTLLFANEWGRGGPGLAVTEVFVRAAGLEWTADDVKAAVAEFAGRL, encoded by the coding sequence ATGAGCGACACGGCCGACACGGCGGATGACGACGGGCGACCGGGCGAGGAACCCGGCACGGAGCAGGGCACGGAACAGGGCGGCAAGGAACGGCGGCTGCGACGGCGGGCCGCACTCCGGGGCGCCGAACGGGTCCTGGCGCGCCCGGGGTTCCTGGGGACGATCGGGCAGCGGCTGGCGCTGCTCGACGAGGCGCGGGAGTCGTACGACGTGGACGAGCCGTCCGACATCTACGGCGGCGGGATCGTCGAGACCCTGGAGGAGCGGGTCGCCGGACTGCTCGGCAAGGAGGCCGCCGCCTTCTTCCCGACCGGCACGATGGCCCAGCAGGTGGCCCTGCGCTGCTGGGCGGGCCGCACCGGCAACCCGGCCGTCGCCCTGCACGCGCTCGCCCACCCCGAGGTGCACGAGCGGAACGCGCTGAGCACGCTCGGCGCACTGCGCCCGCTCCGGGTGACGAGCGAGCCCAGGATGCCGACGGCCGACGAGGTGCGCGACTTCGACGAGCCCTTCGGGACGCTGATGCTGGAACTCCCCCTCAGGGACGCCGGTTTCGTGCTGCCCACCTGGGAGGAGCTGTCCGAGGTGGTGGCGGCGGCGCGGGAACGCGACGCGGTCGTGCACTTCGACGGGGCCCGTCTGTGGGAGTCCACCACCCACTTCGGCCGCCCCCTGGACGAGATCGCGGACCTCGCGGACAGCGTCTACGTGTCGCTCTACAAGTCCCTCGACGGCTACGGCGGTGCCGTCCTGGCGGGCCCGCGGACCCTCGTCGAGGAGGCGAAGGCGTGGCGGCACCGGTACGGCGGCGCGGTCTTCCAGCAGTTCCCGACGGTTCTGTCCGCCCTGGTCGGCCTGGACCGCGAACTGCCCCGTCTCCCGGAGTACGTGGCCCACGCGCGCGTGGTCGCCGCCGCGCTGCGCGAGGGTTTCGCGGCGGCCGGGGTGCCGTGGATGCGGGTGCACCCGGAGGTGCCGCACACCAACGAGTTCCAGGTCTGGCTGCCGTACGACCACGAGGTCGCCGCGGAGGCCGCGATCCGGCAGGGCGAGGAGACGAAGACCCTTCTGTTCGCCAACGAGTGGGGCCGCGGCGGCCCGGGCCTCGCGGTCACCGAGGTGTTCGTCCGCGCGGCCGGCCTGGAGTGGACGGCGGACGACGTGAAGGCGGCGGTGGCGGAGTTCGCGGGGCGGTTGTAA
- a CDS encoding sensor histidine kinase — MQRVYDFLRRHPTWVDGFWAVCQFGISMLSGAVQDTPGAASPAVVAVLTVLLCLVIALRRRMPERMLVLAAAVGLAQLVLDVEPVPADFALLVIVYTVAASGPPWASRFALIGGLFASPLAQLRWPEKESSTAGNLALMVFLAVPFALAWVLGDSLRTRRAYFAQLEERAARLEREREAQAKVAVAAERARIARELHDVVAHNVSVMVVQADGAAYVLDTAPDQAKKALETISGTGRQALAEMRRLLGVLRTGEHQEGCEYVPQPDVEQLDDLIEQCRTSGLPVDYKIEGTPRPLPSGVELTAYRIVQEALTNTRKHGGPNTGASVRLVYFDDGLGLLVEDDGKGAPHEHYEEGGADGQGHGLIGMRERVGMVGGTLDAGPRPGGGFRISALLPLKPAH, encoded by the coding sequence GTGCAACGCGTCTATGACTTCCTCCGCAGACACCCGACATGGGTCGACGGCTTCTGGGCCGTCTGCCAGTTCGGGATCTCCATGCTGAGCGGAGCCGTCCAGGACACTCCGGGTGCGGCGTCCCCGGCGGTGGTCGCCGTCCTGACGGTCCTGCTGTGCCTGGTGATCGCGCTGCGCCGGCGTATGCCCGAGCGGATGCTCGTGCTGGCCGCCGCGGTCGGGTTGGCGCAGCTGGTCCTGGACGTCGAACCGGTGCCCGCCGACTTCGCCCTGCTGGTGATCGTCTACACCGTGGCGGCGAGCGGGCCCCCCTGGGCCTCACGGTTCGCGCTGATCGGCGGTCTGTTCGCGTCCCCGCTGGCCCAGCTGCGCTGGCCGGAGAAGGAGTCGAGCACTGCGGGCAATCTCGCCCTGATGGTCTTCCTGGCGGTGCCGTTCGCCCTCGCCTGGGTGCTCGGCGACTCGTTGCGCACCCGCCGCGCCTACTTCGCCCAGCTGGAGGAGCGCGCCGCCCGTCTGGAGCGGGAGCGCGAGGCACAGGCCAAGGTCGCGGTCGCCGCCGAGCGCGCCCGGATCGCCCGCGAGCTGCACGACGTCGTCGCGCACAACGTCTCCGTGATGGTGGTCCAGGCCGACGGCGCCGCCTACGTCCTCGACACCGCCCCCGACCAGGCGAAAAAGGCCCTGGAGACCATCTCCGGCACCGGCCGCCAGGCCCTCGCCGAGATGCGCCGGCTGCTCGGCGTGCTGCGCACCGGCGAGCACCAGGAGGGCTGCGAGTACGTTCCGCAGCCCGACGTCGAGCAGCTCGACGACCTGATCGAGCAGTGCCGTACCTCGGGCCTGCCCGTCGACTACAAGATCGAGGGCACCCCGCGCCCGCTGCCCAGCGGCGTGGAGCTGACGGCGTACCGCATCGTGCAGGAGGCGCTCACCAACACCCGCAAGCACGGCGGCCCGAACACCGGAGCGAGCGTGCGTCTGGTCTACTTCGACGACGGTCTCGGCCTGCTCGTCGAGGACGACGGCAAGGGCGCCCCGCACGAGCACTACGAGGAGGGCGGCGCCGACGGACAGGGCCACGGCCTGATCGGCATGCGCGAGCGCGTCGGCATGGTGGGCGGCACCCTGGACGCGGGCCCGCGCCCGGGTGGCGGCTTTCGCATCAGTGCCCTGCTGCCGCTCAAACCAGCCCACTGA
- a CDS encoding DUF5937 family protein — protein MSVSIDVCGLGRERITVVPSPLAELGMALHALAEPGHHPRLQGWATGVTAGLDPHLADRMCEADFLWRSTFSDLFLPYAGLGAGTLPGGTLGAELDQLDRLTDEQFVDACLEFTCALPYDEQGAGALTDARARQRALDLAVSRGPRQLRFTRRLLDDPPRIRTWLRQLLADCEDAFFAETWSRLHPQLMADARHKTDLLHLKGLPEALASVSSAVTLDESAGRITVDKLGTGHTSAAGSLLLVPTSLGRPHLMVLHRYGWQPVLHYPAGSTELAAPASVEQLGLRLTALSHPVRMRLCRQLARSSFTTTELAHTHNMTAPEISRHLAVLRKAGLTTTRRRGRYVLHQLDVTMVARLGSDFLEGILR, from the coding sequence ATGAGCGTGAGCATCGACGTGTGCGGGCTGGGGCGGGAGCGGATCACCGTCGTGCCCTCACCGCTGGCCGAGCTCGGCATGGCGCTGCACGCACTGGCCGAGCCGGGGCACCACCCCCGGCTGCAGGGCTGGGCGACAGGGGTGACAGCCGGGCTCGACCCGCATCTGGCCGACCGGATGTGCGAGGCCGACTTCCTGTGGCGATCCACGTTCTCGGACCTCTTCCTGCCGTACGCGGGCCTGGGCGCGGGCACGCTCCCCGGTGGCACGCTCGGCGCGGAACTGGACCAGCTGGACCGGCTGACGGACGAACAGTTCGTGGACGCCTGCCTGGAGTTCACCTGCGCGCTGCCGTACGACGAGCAGGGCGCAGGCGCCCTCACCGACGCCAGGGCACGGCAGCGGGCCCTGGATCTGGCCGTCTCGCGCGGCCCCCGCCAGCTCCGGTTCACCCGGCGCCTGCTGGACGACCCGCCCCGGATCCGCACCTGGCTGCGACAGCTGCTGGCGGACTGCGAGGACGCCTTCTTCGCCGAGACCTGGTCACGGCTGCACCCCCAGCTCATGGCGGACGCCCGCCACAAGACGGACCTCCTGCACCTCAAGGGCCTGCCGGAGGCGCTGGCTTCCGTGTCGTCAGCGGTCACCCTCGACGAGAGCGCGGGCCGGATCACCGTCGACAAACTGGGCACCGGCCACACTTCGGCGGCGGGCAGCCTCCTGCTCGTCCCGACGAGCCTGGGCCGGCCCCATCTGATGGTCCTGCACCGGTACGGCTGGCAGCCGGTCCTGCACTACCCGGCGGGCTCCACCGAGCTCGCCGCCCCGGCCTCGGTCGAGCAGCTCGGCCTGCGCCTGACCGCGCTGTCCCATCCGGTGCGGATGCGGCTCTGCCGCCAGCTGGCCCGCAGCTCGTTCACCACGACCGAGCTGGCGCACACGCACAACATGACGGCACCCGAGATATCCCGGCACCTGGCCGTCCTGAGAAAGGCGGGCCTGACCACCACCCGCCGCCGAGGCCGGTACGTCCTGCACCAGCTGGACGTCACGATGGTGGCCCGGCTGGGCAGCGACTTCCTGGAGGGGATCCTCAGGTAA
- a CDS encoding SAM-dependent methyltransferase — translation MAGETAGAVAGRTAGEWRGWRAATQEALYGEQGFYRRPEGPAGHFRTSVHASPLFAGAVARLLCRVDEALGRPASLGFVDMGAGRGELVTGVLAALPPEVAARARGYAVELADRPVDLDHRIEWLAEPPVGVTGLLFANEWLDNVPVEVAEVDPAGVPRMVLVRRDGTERPGEPVAGADAEWLARWWPLPPEPGARAEIGHPRDTAWAAAAATLGRGLAVAVDYAHTADARPPFGTLTGFRAGRGAAPVPDGSCDLTAHVALDACAGPGARLLTQREALHALGVAGGRPPLSLASTDPAAYVRALAGAGEAAELTATGGLGDFGWLVEPVGIADPLL, via the coding sequence GTGGCAGGAGAGACAGCGGGCGCGGTGGCGGGCCGGACGGCGGGCGAGTGGCGTGGCTGGCGTGCGGCGACACAGGAGGCGCTGTACGGCGAGCAGGGGTTCTACCGCCGGCCCGAGGGTCCCGCCGGGCACTTCCGTACGTCCGTGCACGCGTCGCCGCTCTTCGCCGGTGCCGTGGCGCGGCTGCTGTGCCGGGTCGACGAGGCGCTGGGCCGCCCGGCGTCGCTCGGTTTCGTCGACATGGGCGCGGGCCGGGGCGAACTCGTCACCGGCGTCCTCGCGGCCCTGCCCCCGGAGGTGGCCGCCCGCGCGCGCGGGTACGCCGTCGAGCTGGCCGACCGCCCCGTGGACCTCGATCACCGTATCGAGTGGCTGGCCGAGCCCCCCGTAGGCGTCACCGGCCTGCTGTTCGCCAACGAGTGGCTGGACAACGTCCCCGTGGAGGTGGCCGAGGTGGACCCGGCGGGCGTGCCGCGCATGGTCCTCGTACGGCGGGACGGGACCGAGCGGCCCGGGGAGCCGGTGGCCGGTGCGGACGCGGAGTGGCTGGCGCGCTGGTGGCCGTTGCCGCCGGAGCCGGGGGCGCGGGCCGAGATCGGGCACCCCAGGGACACCGCCTGGGCCGCCGCCGCGGCCACCCTCGGCCGGGGGCTGGCCGTCGCCGTCGACTACGCGCACACGGCCGACGCCCGGCCGCCCTTCGGGACGCTCACCGGTTTCCGGGCCGGGCGTGGGGCAGCGCCCGTGCCGGACGGCTCGTGCGACCTGACCGCCCATGTGGCGCTGGACGCCTGCGCGGGGCCGGGAGCGCGGCTGCTGACCCAGCGGGAGGCCCTGCACGCCCTCGGGGTGGCCGGCGGGCGCCCTCCGCTGTCCCTGGCGTCGACGGACCCCGCCGCGTACGTACGGGCCCTGGCGGGCGCCGGGGAGGCCGCCGAGCTGACGGCGACGGGCGGGCTCGGGGATTTCGGGTGGCTGGTGGAGCCGGTGGGGATCGCCGACCCGCTCCTCTGA
- a CDS encoding Rossmann-like and DUF2520 domain-containing protein produces MSTFQQPDPRDRPARLTVGVVGAGRVGPALAASLRLAGHRPVAVSAVSDASVRRAAQLLPDVPVVSPAQVMERAELVLLTVPDDALPGLVEGLAETGAVRPGQLLVHTSGRYGAKVLDPALRAGALPLALHPAMTFTGTAVDVQRLAGCSFGVTARPELRLAAEALVIEMGGEPEWIDEESRPLYHAALALGANHLVTLVAESMELLRTAGVEAPARMLGPLLGAALDNALRSGDAALTGPVARGDAGTVAAHVAELRKHSPQSVAGYLAMARATADRALAHGLLKPELAEDLLGVLAEGTSPPASPENPKSDGGER; encoded by the coding sequence GTGAGTACATTCCAACAGCCAGACCCCAGAGACCGCCCCGCGCGGCTCACCGTCGGCGTCGTCGGTGCCGGACGCGTGGGCCCCGCGCTGGCCGCGTCACTGCGACTCGCCGGGCACCGCCCGGTGGCCGTCTCCGCGGTGTCCGACGCCTCCGTCCGCAGGGCCGCCCAGCTGCTCCCGGACGTGCCCGTGGTGTCGCCCGCCCAGGTCATGGAGCGCGCCGAGCTGGTCCTGCTGACCGTCCCGGACGACGCCCTGCCCGGCCTCGTCGAGGGCCTCGCCGAGACCGGCGCAGTACGCCCGGGGCAACTGCTCGTGCACACCTCCGGGCGGTACGGCGCGAAGGTCCTGGACCCCGCCCTCAGGGCCGGCGCGCTGCCGCTGGCCCTGCACCCTGCCATGACGTTCACCGGCACTGCCGTGGACGTCCAGCGGCTCGCCGGGTGCTCCTTCGGGGTCACCGCACGCCCCGAGCTGCGGCTGGCCGCCGAAGCCCTCGTCATCGAGATGGGCGGCGAGCCCGAGTGGATCGACGAGGAGAGCCGCCCGCTCTACCACGCGGCCCTGGCCCTGGGCGCCAACCACCTGGTGACCCTGGTCGCCGAATCCATGGAACTGCTGCGCACGGCCGGCGTCGAGGCCCCCGCCCGGATGCTCGGCCCGCTCCTGGGCGCCGCCCTGGACAACGCGCTGCGCTCCGGGGACGCGGCGCTCACCGGGCCCGTCGCGCGCGGGGACGCGGGCACCGTCGCCGCCCATGTCGCGGAGCTGCGCAAGCACTCCCCGCAGAGTGTCGCCGGCTATCTGGCGATGGCCCGCGCGACCGCCGACCGGGCGCTCGCGCACGGCCTGCTCAAGCCTGAGCTGGCCGAGGACCTCCTCGGGGTGCTCGCGGAGGGCACGAGCCCGCCCGCGAGTCCCGAAAACCCGAAGAGCGACGGGGGAGAGCGATGA
- the panC gene encoding pantoate--beta-alanine ligase: MSSGFWGLVSDTDGLADAHGHIGVPGHNAVVMTMGALHEGHATLIRTAREHVGPKGFVTVTVFVNPLQFGKGEDLDRYPRTLDADVRLAEQAGADAVFAPSVEEVYPGGEPQVRISAGPMGERLEGATRPGHFDGVLTVVGKLLHLTRPDVAFFGQKDAQQLAMIRRMVRDLNFGVEIVGVPTVREADGLALSSRNRYLSTEERRTALALSQALFAGSDRHAAQEALRARAREVPATRARAQALSAIGESRAAADAHAVAKVPGGAPAAVRAAARLLLDDAARLRPPLVLDYLALVDPADFTEIPDDFTGEAVLAVAAKVGTTRLIDNIPLIFGTPGAAL; this comes from the coding sequence ATGAGCAGCGGTTTCTGGGGACTTGTGTCCGACACGGACGGTCTGGCGGACGCCCACGGCCACATCGGTGTGCCGGGACACAACGCCGTCGTCATGACCATGGGCGCCCTCCACGAAGGCCACGCCACCCTGATCCGGACCGCCCGCGAACACGTCGGCCCCAAGGGCTTCGTGACCGTCACCGTCTTCGTGAACCCCCTCCAGTTCGGCAAGGGCGAGGACCTCGACCGCTACCCGCGCACTCTCGACGCCGACGTCCGACTCGCCGAACAGGCGGGCGCGGACGCCGTGTTCGCCCCCTCCGTGGAGGAGGTCTACCCGGGCGGCGAACCCCAGGTGCGGATCAGCGCGGGTCCCATGGGGGAGCGGCTGGAAGGGGCCACGCGCCCCGGGCACTTCGACGGTGTACTCACCGTCGTGGGCAAGCTGCTCCACCTCACCCGGCCCGACGTCGCCTTCTTCGGGCAGAAGGACGCCCAGCAGCTCGCGATGATCCGCCGGATGGTCCGCGACCTGAACTTCGGCGTGGAGATCGTCGGCGTCCCGACCGTCCGCGAGGCCGACGGCCTGGCCCTGTCCAGCCGCAACCGCTACCTCTCCACCGAGGAACGGCGTACTGCCCTCGCCCTCTCCCAGGCACTGTTCGCCGGCAGCGACCGGCACGCCGCCCAGGAGGCGCTGCGCGCGCGTGCCCGCGAGGTGCCCGCCACGCGCGCGCGTGCCCAGGCCCTCAGCGCGATCGGCGAATCCCGCGCCGCCGCCGACGCGCACGCCGTCGCGAAGGTCCCCGGAGGCGCTCCCGCCGCCGTCCGGGCCGCCGCCCGCCTCCTCCTGGACGACGCCGCCCGCCTCCGGCCCCCGCTGGTCCTCGACTACCTCGCCCTGGTCGACCCCGCCGACTTCACCGAGATCCCGGACGACTTCACGGGCGAAGCCGTCCTCGCCGTCGCAGCCAAGGTCGGGACGACCCGGCTGATCGACAACATCCCTCTCATTTTCGGAACCCCCGGAGCCGCCTTGTGA
- a CDS encoding response regulator transcription factor, producing the protein MHIRVMLVDDQVLLRTGFRMVLAAQPDMDVVAEAGDGVEALQVLRETEVDVVLMDVRMPKLDGVETTRRICQGDNPPKVLILTTFDLDEYAFSGLKAGASGFMLKDVPPGELLTAIRSVHSGDAVVAPSTTRRLLDRFAPMLPATGKQPQYKELERLTDREREVMILVAQGLSNGEIAARLVLSEATVKTHVGRILTKLGLRDRVQVVVLAYETGLVRAGGGG; encoded by the coding sequence ATGCACATCCGTGTGATGCTCGTCGACGACCAGGTGCTGCTGCGCACCGGGTTCCGGATGGTGCTCGCCGCCCAGCCGGACATGGACGTCGTGGCGGAGGCGGGCGACGGCGTCGAGGCTCTCCAGGTGCTCCGGGAGACCGAGGTCGACGTCGTGCTGATGGACGTACGCATGCCGAAGCTCGACGGGGTGGAGACCACCCGGCGCATCTGCCAGGGCGACAACCCGCCCAAGGTGCTGATCCTGACCACCTTCGACCTCGACGAGTACGCCTTCTCCGGGCTGAAGGCGGGCGCCTCCGGCTTCATGCTCAAGGACGTGCCGCCCGGCGAACTCCTCACCGCCATCCGCTCCGTGCACAGCGGCGACGCGGTCGTGGCCCCCTCGACGACCCGGCGGCTCCTCGACCGCTTCGCGCCCATGCTGCCGGCCACCGGCAAGCAGCCCCAGTACAAGGAACTGGAGCGGCTCACCGACCGTGAGCGCGAGGTCATGATCCTGGTCGCCCAGGGACTGTCGAACGGGGAGATCGCGGCCCGGCTGGTGCTGTCGGAGGCGACCGTGAAGACCCATGTGGGCCGCATCCTGACCAAGCTGGGGCTGCGGGACCGGGTGCAGGTGGTCGTCCTCGCGTACGAGACGGGGCTCGTGCGGGCCGGCGGGGGCGGCTGA